In Desulfovibrio aminophilus DSM 12254, a single window of DNA contains:
- the flgL gene encoding flagellar hook-associated protein FlgL, producing MRVTQNMLFSNYVYNMNSSLTKLMELNIQSSSMKRVNKPSDDPSGMVRILDHRTTLASVKQYQSNIDTAKGWLNASDENLIQVSNILSQAKALAEQAATGTITQDNREQISYQVRSLFEQLVGLANLQYDGKSVYAGQKTDAPAFREVLWLTTNDRQFSQECGFSIDGDSDRTILVQFYDKTGAQGAGEGMALSDANLGVRYSIDGGRTFLTDGSVTIAGGEATVQLPRSGARLTLTNPAARVKVTPQGQEGNSEGTWLWLRPTAQYMGDDSQDTGHVDVKAMGAGTEDLIAWAAGAFGPNVAVRVDGYLSNGSLVRSPAAMGSQTVVYSYSTDGGVNWVTGNVQPPNGVASNVSLSIAGGLLTIASNGGNVLQPGAQFFVHARSSAIEIDISSTERVRVNEVGMEIFGGIYQNPDQTADSNGNRIHLSSSNASAAFSLAGAGSFAVMDSNASATKNMFEAMGNLIAFLETNNQQGVQQALASLTESQKHILNAAASVGGRENRLTVASTILDGLEFNENQRISSIEDADVSELLTQLSQQEIIYQAVLRSSSMIMQNNLLKYL from the coding sequence ATGCGCGTCACCCAGAACATGCTTTTCAGCAACTACGTCTACAACATGAACTCGTCCTTGACGAAGCTCATGGAGCTGAACATCCAGTCCAGCAGCATGAAGCGAGTCAACAAGCCCTCGGACGATCCCTCGGGCATGGTGCGCATCCTCGACCACCGAACCACCCTGGCCTCGGTCAAGCAGTACCAATCCAACATCGACACGGCCAAGGGCTGGCTGAACGCCTCGGACGAAAATCTCATCCAGGTTTCGAACATCCTGTCCCAGGCCAAGGCCCTGGCCGAACAGGCCGCCACGGGCACCATCACCCAGGACAACCGGGAACAGATCAGCTACCAGGTGCGCAGCCTCTTCGAACAGCTCGTCGGCTTGGCCAACCTGCAGTATGACGGCAAGTCCGTGTACGCCGGCCAGAAGACCGACGCCCCCGCGTTCCGGGAAGTTCTCTGGCTGACGACCAACGACCGGCAGTTCTCGCAGGAGTGCGGTTTTTCCATTGACGGAGACTCCGACCGCACGATCCTCGTGCAGTTCTATGACAAGACCGGCGCCCAGGGCGCGGGAGAGGGCATGGCTCTTTCCGACGCCAACCTGGGAGTGCGTTACAGCATCGACGGCGGTCGGACCTTCCTCACCGACGGCTCGGTGACCATCGCCGGCGGCGAGGCCACGGTCCAGTTGCCGCGGAGCGGCGCGCGGCTGACGTTGACCAACCCCGCGGCCCGGGTGAAGGTCACCCCTCAGGGGCAGGAGGGCAACTCCGAGGGCACGTGGCTCTGGCTGCGTCCCACGGCCCAGTATATGGGCGACGACTCGCAGGACACCGGGCACGTGGACGTGAAGGCCATGGGCGCGGGAACGGAGGACCTCATCGCCTGGGCGGCGGGAGCCTTCGGCCCCAACGTGGCGGTGCGGGTGGACGGCTACCTCTCGAACGGCAGCCTGGTGCGTTCCCCGGCCGCCATGGGCAGCCAGACCGTGGTTTACTCCTACAGCACCGACGGCGGGGTGAACTGGGTCACGGGCAACGTCCAGCCGCCCAACGGCGTGGCCTCCAACGTGAGCCTGTCCATCGCCGGGGGCCTGCTGACCATCGCCTCCAATGGCGGCAACGTGCTTCAGCCCGGTGCGCAGTTCTTCGTGCATGCCCGTTCCTCGGCCATCGAGATCGACATCTCCAGCACCGAGAGGGTGCGCGTCAACGAAGTGGGCATGGAGATATTCGGCGGCATCTACCAGAACCCGGACCAGACGGCCGACTCCAACGGCAACCGCATCCACCTGAGCAGCAGCAACGCCTCGGCGGCCTTCTCCCTGGCGGGGGCCGGCTCCTTCGCGGTCATGGACAGCAACGCCTCGGCCACCAAGAACATGTTCGAGGCCATGGGCAACCTGATCGCCTTCCTTGAGACCAACAACCAGCAGGGCGTGCAGCAGGCGTTGGCCAGCCTCACGGAGTCCCAGAAGCACATCCTCAACGCGGCTGCCAGCGTCGGCGGCCGTGAAAACCGGCTGACCGTGGCCTCGACCATTCTGGATGGGCTGGAATTCAACGAGAACCAGCGCATCTCGAGCATCGAGGACGCGGACGTGAGCGAACTGCTCACCCAGCTGTCCCAGCAGGAGATCATCTACCAGGCCGTGCTCCGGTCCTCGAGCATGATCATGCAGAACAATCTCCTGAAGTACTTGTAG
- the flgK gene encoding flagellar hook-associated protein FlgK, with the protein MFGPNSILDMARSALQAHQACIQVTGENLANVDTPGYARRAVTLTEAGAINYTPGQVGLGVRATEVVRYFDEMVERLYYDQAALTARWDTTYASLQSVETMFNESDGYGISNAMSAFFNAWTKVSQNPKDFGTRQDLLNATTTFSSLLHQTDSDLSKLQQQADRMIAQDVDSANQLIKDIAEINRQLNLYDQPGSNNANSLYDQRTQKLRALDQIMGINVIDNGKGNLTVTTKGGQPLVDGVEHYSLEFSAPKTGRSLTPTSNFDGEVCFEGNDSYEYTLECVDGGMVSNGAGAATFRVSLDGGRTWLEDENGQEKHFAARPQDGKIEIGGLTVWFGTADNPNTAANESDPLTPPTQAMAEGDRFTIIPKKNVYWVKNTSTKENITPLQYGNGAEDNSRLNSGTLAGLFNFRDDYVGGYQDKLDALSKSLVWEVNRLHSQGCGLEKFGNLEGSYSVAHDDRPLGEDSTGLVFGDKLQSGSSMFYVYNADTGLLVSGAALDWSDAPGIQNFDPSTHTLEDAAAAVNRSFGGYVTANIVNHQLRIVAKDGYQFAFGTDSSGLTAALGLNVYFQGSTAQDIAVSDKVGSNLNYMCAGRVNGAGEANEGDNTIALALGKLAEQDVSFSTLRNGSTSQTFSEYYNSLVGEVGADTAAAKYNYDFNNALATDLDQRQQQAMGVNIDEEMTNLIKFQHAYTAAAKLVTTADEMMQTLLSLKS; encoded by the coding sequence ATGTTCGGCCCCAACTCCATCCTCGACATGGCCCGGAGCGCCCTTCAGGCGCATCAGGCCTGCATCCAGGTCACCGGCGAGAACCTCGCCAACGTCGATACTCCCGGCTACGCCCGCCGGGCCGTGACCCTGACCGAGGCCGGAGCCATCAACTACACCCCCGGGCAGGTGGGGCTCGGCGTCAGGGCCACGGAGGTCGTCCGCTATTTCGACGAGATGGTCGAGCGTCTGTATTACGATCAGGCAGCCCTGACCGCGCGTTGGGATACGACTTACGCCTCGCTGCAGAGCGTGGAGACGATGTTCAACGAGTCCGACGGCTACGGCATCAGCAACGCCATGTCCGCGTTCTTCAACGCCTGGACCAAGGTGAGTCAGAATCCCAAGGATTTCGGCACGCGCCAGGATTTGTTGAACGCCACCACGACCTTCTCCTCGCTCCTGCATCAGACGGATTCCGATCTGTCCAAGCTGCAGCAGCAGGCCGACCGGATGATAGCCCAGGATGTGGACTCGGCCAACCAGCTCATCAAGGACATCGCGGAGATCAACCGCCAGCTCAATCTCTACGATCAGCCCGGGTCCAACAACGCCAACAGCCTCTATGACCAGCGGACGCAGAAGCTGCGGGCCCTGGACCAGATCATGGGCATCAACGTCATCGACAACGGCAAGGGCAATCTCACCGTGACCACCAAGGGCGGCCAGCCTCTGGTGGACGGGGTGGAGCACTATTCCCTGGAGTTCTCCGCACCCAAGACCGGCCGTTCCCTGACCCCGACGTCCAACTTCGACGGCGAGGTCTGCTTTGAGGGCAACGACAGCTACGAGTACACCCTGGAATGCGTGGACGGCGGCATGGTGAGCAACGGCGCCGGAGCCGCCACCTTCCGGGTCTCGCTGGACGGGGGGCGGACCTGGCTCGAGGACGAGAACGGACAGGAGAAGCATTTCGCGGCCCGGCCCCAGGACGGGAAGATCGAGATCGGCGGTCTGACGGTGTGGTTCGGCACCGCCGACAACCCCAACACCGCGGCCAACGAGAGCGATCCCCTGACCCCGCCGACCCAGGCCATGGCCGAGGGCGACCGCTTCACCATCATCCCCAAGAAGAACGTCTACTGGGTGAAGAACACCTCCACCAAGGAGAACATCACCCCGTTGCAATACGGCAACGGCGCTGAGGACAACAGCCGCCTGAACAGCGGCACGCTGGCCGGTCTGTTCAACTTCCGCGACGACTACGTGGGTGGCTATCAGGACAAGCTGGACGCCTTGTCCAAGTCTCTGGTCTGGGAAGTGAATCGACTGCACAGCCAGGGCTGTGGTCTGGAGAAGTTCGGCAACCTCGAGGGCTCCTATTCCGTGGCCCACGACGACCGGCCCTTGGGCGAGGACTCCACCGGGCTGGTCTTCGGCGACAAGCTTCAGTCCGGCAGTTCCATGTTCTACGTCTACAACGCCGACACCGGACTTCTGGTCTCCGGCGCGGCCCTGGACTGGAGCGACGCGCCCGGGATTCAGAATTTCGATCCCAGCACGCACACCCTGGAGGATGCGGCCGCGGCCGTGAACCGGTCCTTCGGCGGCTACGTGACGGCCAACATCGTGAACCACCAGCTGCGCATCGTGGCCAAGGACGGCTACCAATTCGCCTTCGGCACGGACTCCTCTGGGCTGACGGCGGCCCTTGGCCTGAACGTCTATTTCCAGGGCTCCACGGCCCAGGATATCGCCGTCTCGGACAAGGTGGGCTCGAACCTGAACTACATGTGCGCCGGCCGGGTCAACGGCGCGGGCGAGGCCAACGAGGGCGACAACACCATCGCCTTGGCCCTCGGCAAGCTGGCGGAACAGGACGTGAGCTTCTCGACCTTGCGCAACGGCAGCACCTCGCAGACCTTTTCCGAGTACTACAACAGCCTGGTGGGCGAGGTGGGCGCCGACACGGCCGCCGCCAAGTACAACTATGATTTCAACAACGCCCTGGCCACGGACCTGGACCAGAGGCAGCAGCAGGCCATGGGCGTGAACATCGACGAGGAGATGACCAACCTCATCAAGTTCCAGCACGCCTACACGGCGGCGGCCAAGCTCGTGACCACGGCGGACGAGATGATGCAGACCCTGCTTTCTCTCAAGTCCTGA
- a CDS encoding rod-binding protein — translation MTTPAADASLAGQKLKDQDLVQFKLSMDALKKRLSDPEAKEKQLRKACRNFEAVFLGKLWEQMRATVPKEGYLHSPQEDAYLSMFDQAFSEKMADSGGIGLADMLYGNLKQRLADMGREALPGRMSAPRAPEAAEGAAVPDQAAADSVSAGPLADPAVLNPLAASPGGAEAVAAVAAPAQAGVKSLAESGRDPRRSPARETSATALGRHTELKPLHRPGEPMALGRSSRRGGQTWMQAPERVAQEASTPAASISGTPPQRTPQVAETPAQVASQLEALIRHIESGGTPSATPTESSATSPAPSVSVPQPGGVRVYQGRQSEAQRPGRKLAKIG, via the coding sequence ATGACCACGCCGGCAGCCGACGCGTCCCTGGCCGGGCAGAAGCTCAAGGACCAGGATCTGGTCCAGTTCAAGCTTTCCATGGACGCGCTGAAGAAGCGCCTGTCCGACCCGGAGGCCAAGGAAAAGCAACTGCGCAAGGCTTGCCGGAATTTCGAGGCCGTGTTCCTCGGCAAGCTCTGGGAGCAGATGCGCGCCACCGTGCCCAAGGAAGGCTATCTGCACAGTCCCCAGGAGGACGCCTACCTGTCCATGTTCGATCAGGCGTTTTCCGAGAAGATGGCTGACTCCGGCGGCATCGGCCTGGCCGACATGCTCTACGGCAACCTCAAGCAGCGGTTGGCGGACATGGGGCGCGAGGCCTTGCCCGGACGCATGTCCGCGCCTCGGGCCCCGGAAGCCGCTGAAGGGGCGGCCGTCCCGGACCAGGCCGCAGCGGATTCCGTTTCAGCGGGGCCGCTCGCCGATCCAGCCGTGTTGAATCCTCTGGCCGCGTCGCCTGGCGGGGCGGAAGCGGTCGCGGCAGTCGCCGCGCCTGCCCAGGCCGGAGTCAAGTCCTTGGCCGAATCCGGCCGCGATCCCCGCCGGAGTCCGGCCCGGGAGACGTCCGCCACGGCGCTGGGCCGCCACACCGAGCTGAAGCCTCTGCACCGTCCCGGTGAACCCATGGCCCTGGGCCGTTCCAGCCGCCGCGGCGGGCAGACCTGGATGCAGGCCCCGGAGCGGGTCGCCCAGGAGGCTTCGACCCCGGCCGCTTCGATTTCGGGAACCCCTCCGCAGCGGACGCCGCAGGTGGCCGAGACTCCCGCGCAGGTGGCCTCGCAACTGGAGGCCCTGATCCGGCACATCGAATCCGGCGGCACGCCCTCCGCGACGCCAACGGAATCTTCCGCCACCTCCCCGGCGCCGTCCGTTTCCGTTCCCCAGCCCGGCGGGGTGCGCGTTTACCAGGGACGGCAATCCGAAGCGCAACGCCCTGGCCGCAAACTTGCAAAGATCGGTTGA
- the flgM gene encoding flagellar biosynthesis anti-sigma factor FlgM: MEINKLIGELNPYGKQKVQETAKSDAAQRSSSGESKSGDVVNLSGDAKVLSAAMSAAREAPDVRTEKVRALKEQVRNGTYKPDIQKAARNLVRDDLSRIL; this comes from the coding sequence ATGGAAATCAACAAGCTCATCGGTGAACTGAACCCGTACGGCAAGCAGAAGGTGCAGGAGACGGCCAAGAGCGATGCCGCCCAGCGCTCCTCGTCCGGCGAATCCAAGAGCGGCGACGTGGTCAACCTTTCCGGCGACGCGAAGGTTCTCTCCGCGGCGATGTCCGCCGCCCGGGAAGCCCCGGACGTGCGCACGGAGAAGGTCCGCGCACTCAAGGAGCAGGTCCGGAACGGCACCTACAAGCCGGATATTCAGAAGGCCGCTCGGAATCTCGTCCGCGACGACCTGAGCCGGATTCTCTAG
- a CDS encoding flagellar protein FlgN, translating into MESRIQENLSRQQRALVLLAELLDEEFSYLKSGKPQDVSRIEISIQELLRQLAMERVSLRSQVQSIVPGAKRVREILDSVPVEEGDALRDLLLKLDGLEQLCARQAAKNQNLVLALFDQSRKLLNFLQEKIQPKGTAYSAKGRMARASNAPSLVSGRL; encoded by the coding sequence ATGGAGAGCAGAATCCAGGAAAATTTGTCCAGGCAGCAGCGGGCTCTCGTCCTGCTGGCCGAACTTCTGGATGAAGAATTTTCCTACCTCAAGAGCGGCAAGCCCCAGGACGTTTCCCGCATCGAGATATCCATCCAGGAGTTGTTGCGCCAGCTGGCCATGGAACGGGTGAGCCTGCGCTCCCAGGTCCAGTCGATCGTCCCGGGGGCCAAGCGTGTGCGCGAGATTCTGGACTCCGTTCCGGTGGAGGAGGGCGACGCGTTGCGTGACCTGCTCCTCAAGCTTGACGGGCTGGAGCAGCTCTGCGCCCGGCAGGCGGCCAAGAACCAGAACCTGGTTCTGGCGCTCTTCGACCAAAGCCGCAAGCTTCTGAACTTCCTGCAGGAGAAGATCCAGCCCAAGGGCACGGCCTATTCGGCCAAGGGCCGCATGGCCCGGGCCTCCAACGCCCCCTCGCTGGTTTCAGGGAGGCTCTAG
- the csrA gene encoding carbon storage regulator CsrA, which produces MLILTRRPGESLYLGDNIKLKVLSVQGKQIKLGLDVPEDMPVYREEVYLKIKEQNRLALETSEQDLLAAASLWQKK; this is translated from the coding sequence ATGCTCATCCTGACCCGGCGACCGGGCGAAAGTCTCTATCTGGGCGACAACATCAAGCTCAAGGTGTTGTCGGTCCAGGGCAAGCAGATCAAGCTCGGGCTGGATGTGCCCGAGGACATGCCCGTGTACCGTGAAGAGGTCTATCTGAAGATCAAGGAGCAGAACCGGCTGGCCTTGGAAACGAGCGAGCAGGATCTGCTGGCGGCGGCGAGCTTATGGCAAAAAAAATGA
- a CDS encoding DVU0524 family FlgM-associated protein, with translation MLANTADVRIMLRTYGKQLSNAKRLARFRRALRLSEAQDVVDISRQARRRELVERIAREIMENLIVNGAENPVVEDILDRLEAETGWPVLLEYPLDGGDLRILRRSEDAPESLGPEEAAQLMRRLWEITLAKVDETML, from the coding sequence GTGCTCGCCAACACAGCAGATGTTCGAATTATGCTGCGGACTTACGGCAAGCAGCTATCGAACGCCAAACGTCTGGCGCGGTTCCGGCGCGCCCTGCGCCTGTCCGAGGCCCAGGACGTGGTGGACATCTCCCGGCAGGCCAGACGGCGGGAGCTGGTGGAACGCATCGCCAGGGAGATCATGGAGAATCTCATCGTGAACGGCGCGGAGAATCCGGTGGTGGAAGACATCCTGGACCGGCTGGAGGCCGAGACGGGCTGGCCCGTGCTTCTGGAATATCCGTTGGACGGCGGCGACCTGCGCATTCTGCGCCGGTCGGAGGACGCGCCCGAGTCTCTCGGCCCGGAAGAGGCCGCCCAGCTCATGCGGCGACTGTGGGAAATCACCCTGGCGAAGGTGGACGAAACCATGTTATGA
- the fliW gene encoding flagellar assembly protein FliW gives MAKKMTRTIKTRLGPRDIAEDSILYFPRGLIGIEDKREFVLLQVGEKSPFLLLQCLSDPELGLLVADPYPFLSDYKVKLDNAEKRLLRIENIRQIAVIVTVTIPQGRPAETTLNLSGPIIINTEARLGLQVPQVDSKYPTHFKPVNGPGDRNNTPEGG, from the coding sequence ATGGCAAAAAAAATGACGCGAACCATCAAGACGCGCCTCGGCCCACGCGACATCGCCGAGGACAGCATCCTGTACTTCCCTCGCGGCCTCATCGGCATTGAGGACAAGCGGGAGTTCGTCCTGCTCCAGGTGGGCGAGAAGTCCCCGTTTCTCCTGCTGCAATGCCTGAGCGACCCGGAATTGGGGCTGCTTGTGGCCGATCCCTATCCGTTCCTCAGCGACTACAAGGTGAAGCTGGACAACGCGGAGAAGAGGTTGCTGCGGATCGAGAACATCCGTCAGATCGCGGTGATCGTGACCGTGACCATCCCGCAGGGAAGGCCCGCCGAGACGACGCTCAACCTGTCCGGGCCCATCATCATCAACACCGAGGCCCGGCTCGGGTTGCAGGTTCCGCAGGTCGATTCCAAATATCCCACGCACTTCAAGCCGGTGAATGGTCCCGGCGACCGGAACAATACCCCCGAAGGCGGCTAG